ATAAAAAATCATGATAAGCTCTTATTGCGCAGCCATACCTCTCCTGTACAGGTACGTGCCATGAAAAAACACAAGCCTCCGCTGGCTATTGTCGTACCTGGAAAAGTATATAGGCCTGATGCGGTTGATGCTAGCCATTTATTCATGTTTCACCAGGTAGAAGGATTTTTAGTGGATAAGTGCGTTTCTTTCTCAGACTTAAAAGGCGCCTTGGAGGTTTTTGTAAAATCCCTTTTTGGGAAAAATATAAAGATGCGCCTTAGGCCGCACTTCTTCCCGTTTACAGAGCCATCTGCCGAAGTGGATATCTCATGCATTATCTGCCAAGGTAAAGGATGCTCTGTCTGCGGCAGAAAGGGATGGCTTGAAATATTAGGCTCAGGCATGATCCACCCGAATGTTTTTAAGCATGTTGGTTATGACCTGAATAAATTCAGCGGCTTTGCATTTGGCATGGGCGTTGAAAGGATTGCGATGTTGAAGTATGGCATAGATGATATAAGGCTGTTTTTTGAAAACGACATAAGGTTTCTGAAACAGTTTTGATCCTGATAGGTTTGGTGCAAATTTAACTGATACAAGCATATGAAAGTTACTTACAATTGGTTAAAAGATTACGTGAACATCAAAATGCCAGCCGAGTCATTGGCAGATAAGCTTACAATGGCCGGGCTAGAGGTTACTTCGCTGTCTCAAAAAGACGGTGATTATGTATTTGAAATAGAGATTACTTCTAACCGCCCGGATTGGCTAAGCGTAATCGGCATAGCAAAAGAAGTTGCGGCTATAACAAATTCGAAATTTAAGAAGCCGCCTTCAAAAGGCGCGCACTCGTTAAATAGATATATAAATAAAGATTTAAGGATAAAAGTCCAGGATCCAGGCGATTGCCCTTTGTATACTGGTACAATAATCCGGGGAGTATCAGTTTTGCCGTCTCCTGGATGGCTGAGGAAAAGAGTCGAGGCCATAGGCTGCCATAGCGTAAATAATGTAGTTGACGTAACTAATTATGTGCTTTTTGAATATGGACAACCTTTACATGCCTTTGATTTAGACAGGCTCAATCTCAATGACGGCATAAACGTCCGCAGGGCAAATGCACAAGAAAATATACTAACTATCGACGGAGAATTAGTATCGCTGGATAAAGGGATTCTGGTTATTGCAGACAGCAGATCCCCCGTGGCTATTGCCGGTATTATCGGCGGCAAGAATACAGAAGTCGGCAATGGAACCGTTAATATATTGCTTGAGGCAGCCGTGTTTAACCAGGCGCTTATCCGCAAGGCGAGACAGAGCCTGGGGATGCAAACAGAATCGTCGTACAGGTTTGAAAGGGGTCTGGATCCGGCAGTGCTTAAAGAGGCGTCTTTGGCTGCTGTTCAACTTATCAGCCAGGTTTCTAATGGCAAGATTACTGCTTATAGGGCCAGCAGGGAATATAAGATAAAAGCCAAGAAAATAATTTTTGATCTTAATTATGCAGGTTCCTTTTTGGGGTTTGATATTGGTAAAGTTAAAATAAATAAAACGCTATCGGCTTTAGGTTTTACTGTAAAGAAATCCGCTAAGGATAAGCTTATTGTAGGCGTCCCGTCGCAGAGGAGGGATATTAATTTAGCAGCAGACTTGACAGAAGAGATAGCCAGGATAGTCGGATATGATAAGGTCCCTGTGAGCCTGCCGGCTATCAGGCCAAATGCCGGGCAAAATACCGTACGGGTATTATCCGGCAGAATAAAAGAAGCGCTCGTCGGTTTAGGATTTAATGAGATTATAACATACAGCCTGATAGATAGGGGGTTTCTCAATTTGTTTGGCGATTATGATAACCGGATTGTTGAGATCTCCAATCCTTTAAGCAGGGATTTGGGTATATTAAGGCCGACGATAATACCCTCTATAGCAAGATGCATAAGCTATAACTTGAGCCAGCGCCAACCGTTCATCAGCCTTTTTGAGATGGGTAATGTGTACATAAACGAGGGGCAAGCGGTTAAAGAGCAATTGGTATTAGGGATGACGATGTGCGGCCAAAAGGCGTCTTTTGTCAATTCGACAACAGTAAAAGAGATAGTGGGTTTTAGGCATCTCAAGGGGGCAATAGAAAGCCTGTTTAAATTCTTTGATATAAATGAATACGAATTCAATATTTCCGGGCCCGATTCAGTATCTTTAAGTATTGCATCTATAGAGTGCGGCGCAATCAGAAGGCTCACAGAGAAAGCTTTAAATTCATTAGATATTAAGAATAGGGATATTTTTATAGCAGAACTTTTCTTGGATAAAATAATCCCGGTTGCCGCCGCAGATAAAACCTATAAACCGCTACCGCTATACCCGGCAATCACCAGAGATATAAGTTTGATAGTAAAAGATACCACCAATATTGCCGACTTGATCCAAGAAATAAAGAAATGTGCAGGCAAGTTATTAGAAGAGGCAGAGATATCTGATTATTACCGGGGCCAGCAGATCCCTGCTGGATATAGAAGCCTGACTATATCGTGTTTATACAGGTCTAGCGAGCGCACTTTGACAGATTCCGAGATCAATTCCATACACGCTAAGATCCCCGGGGCTTTAGAATCAAGTTTTGATATAAGGATCCGTTAAGCTGTTGACGGCAGAAGCATTTCTTAATTAACCTTGCCACGGTTGATTTTATAATAATATGTGCTATACTATTATTGTAAATTTGATTAATCCCTGCGGTGCACGTTGGTAAAGATGATTTGTGAACCAACACAAATTTAGAGGGAACCCACAGCTTCCCTGGGCGCGAGCGTCCAAGGAGAGGGTACCCACCTGAAACCAAAAGGTTCAGTACACATCATATCCAACGGCACGACGCGGGGATTTTTTTTGAGGCCGCAACTTACGGGATTACAAACAAGGCGTAAAGAAAAAATCCCGAAGCAAATGCTTCTTAGCGCCGGTTATTAATGAAATTCGTGACGAGAGTTCAACCATTAAATCAGTAAATCAAAATCACCCTCCTATGGACCTATTTAGCCAAACACCGAAAGAAAGCAAGAAAAACTTTCCCTTAGCTGTAAGGATGCGGCCTTATACTTTAAAAGAATTCGTTGGGCAGGAGCATATTCTTGGAGAGGGTAAAATCTTGAGGCGGGCTATTGAAGCCGACCGGCTTAGTTCTCTGATTTTATACGGTCCTTCGGGGGTGGGAAAAACTTCGTTAGCCTGGTGTATAGCTAATACCACAAAGTCTGTTTATAAGTCAATTAATGCGGCTACTTCCAATGTTGAGGAGTTAAGAAAAATAATCTTAGCCGCCAGAAGCTATAAAAAAAATGAATCAAAGAGGACAATCCTGTTTATAGACGAGATTCACCGTTTTAATAAAGCCCAGCAGGATGTACTGCTGCCTGATATAGAGGAAGGAAATGTAATTTTAATCGGGGCAACTGTTCATAATCCTTATTTTTATTTGGCATCAGCGCTTCTTTCCCGTTCCCTGGTTTGTGAGCTTAACCAGTTAAGCGAAGAAGAAATTACAAGGATCATCGATAGAGCGCTGCAAGACAAAGAAGACGGTTTAGGCAATATTAAAATTAAGGCGGAGAAAAAAGCAATACAATTTCTGGCCAAAGTATGCGAAGGTGATGCCAGGAGGGCTTTAAATGCCGTAGAGATAGGGGTGCTTACAACGCCTAAATCAAATGACGGCTCTATTCACTTTACTGTAAAGATAGCCAGCGAGTCCATACAGAAGAAAGCCGTTATTTACGATAAGGACGAAGACGCGCATTATGATACTGCTTCGGCGTTTATCAAGTCGATGCGCGGCTGTGACCCCGATGCGGCTATTTATTGGATGGCTAAGATGCTTTATGCCGGAGAGGACCCCCGATTCATCGCCCGCCGGATCTGCATATGCGCTGCTGAAGATGTGGGCAATGCCGATCCGCTTGCATTAGTGCTGGCGAATGCTGCTTTGCATGTAGCTGAATTCGTAGGTATGCCTGAAGCAAGGATACCGTTAGCCCAGGCGGCGATTTATGTTAGCTGTGCGCCCAAATCGAATGCTTCATATTTAGCTATTGATAATGCCTTGTCAGATATAAAAAGCGGCAGGGTACAGGAAGTGCCCGGGCATCTGAAAGACGCCTCTTATCCACAGGCAAAGAAATTAGGCCGCGGAGAAGGTTATAAATACAGCCATGATTTTCCACAGCATTATGTGGAGCAGAAATATACAAAAGACCCAATAAAGTATTATGAGCCTACCGATAATGGCTACGAATCCAAAATAAAACAGAGGATGGAGAAGCTGAAAGGTAAAGAGTAGGTGTTAGTTCATAGTTAATAGTTCAAGGTTAATAGCACGCCCGTCTATCTATGAACCATGAACTATGAACCCTGCCTGCTCTGCCTGTCGGTAGACAGTGGCAGGCAGGTAATATAAATTTCCCTTGTCCTGAAATTTGGAAAATGGTAGAATAATAAAGGGAATTACTAAATATGATTATTACTGAGCAGAAACCCTTTGCGCAACTTATAGATATATTAAAAACCGCCAACAAGATTTTTTTAATCGGATGCGGTGAGTGCGCTACTTCTTGTAAAACCGGCGGTGAAAAAGAAATCGCTGAGCTTAAAGATAAGCTGCAAGCAAGCGGTAAAGAAGTTGTCGGCAGCTGCATACCAAAAGCCCCTTGTGTTGCCAGCCAACTAAAAGCAGAACTGGCTAAAAACATAAAAGACTTACGTAAGGCAGATTCGATTTTAGTACTGGCCTGCGGGTTAGGCGTCCAGTCTGCCAAGGAGAATGACCGTCTCGGATTAGCGGTCCTGCCCGGATGCAATACTTTGTTTGGGGCAGTAATGGACTCCCGCGGGAATTTTTACGAAAAATGCTCTTTATGCGGGGAGTGCATATTGGATATTACGGGGGGTATATGCCCTGTTACGATTTGTTCTAAAGGCCTGCTGAACGGGCCTTGTGGCGGAATGGATAGCGGTAAATGTGAGGTAGATAAAAATAAAGACTGCGCCTGGGTATTAATATATAGAGAATTGGAGAAAACCGGCAAATTAGCAAATTTCAGAAAAATACAGAAAGCAAGGCAACATACAAAGAGCATCCGGCCTAGAGAGCTGTTGATCAATAAATGATATGGGCGAACTGAATTATAGCGAAAAAGTAATGGATCATTTTACCAACCCTCGTAACGTCGGAGAGATACCCGATGCAAGCGGAATAGGTAATGTCGGCAACCCTATATGCGGTGATGTTATGAGGATGTTTATTAAAGTCGAGGGGGAAGTTATCGTCGATGCCAAATTCAAAACCTTTGGATGCGGAGCAGCAATCGCGACTAGCTCGATAGCAACGGAATTAATAAAAGGCAAGACCATAGAGGAGGCGCTGAAAATATCTAATAAAGTGGTAGCGGAAGCCCTTGGAGGGCTGCCGCCTATAAAAATGCATTGTTCTGTTTTGGCTGAACAGGCTCTTAAATCGGCGATAAAGGATTACTACCAGAAGATCGGCAAAGATACCTCTTTTTTGGAGATTAAGGAAGATCCTCATCATGGATGCCACTAAAAAACAGGGATTCTTTGATATTGGATTTTGGCGATGTTGACAAAGCAAAAGTTACGTAGTAAGATTTTACATAAACTAAAAACACAGAAGGAGGAAAACCGAGAGGAAAAAAGTGCTAAAATTAAGCAAAAACTTTTTAAGACTTCGGTTTTTAGAAGGTCAAAAAAAATAATGTTCTATATTTCGTTTGATGGAGAGGTTGATACAAAGGAAATGATAAAAGAAGCAAAAAAAATAGGTAAGATTATCGCAGTCCCCGTCAGTTTCTTTAGTAAGGTAATAAAGCCGTGTATTTTAGGGGCCAAACCTTCCTTAAAGAGAGGCTTATATGGCGTGCGGGAGCCAGCGATTAAAAAAATGATTGATAAAAACGAGCTAGATCTGATCATCGTGCCGGGCCTTGCTTTTGATAAAAAGGGTAATCGTTTGGGTAGGGGAAAGGGATATTACGATTCTTTTTTAAGTTGCCTCCCCAAGCATGCTAAAAGTATAGGTCTTGCTTTTGATTTTCAAATCTTACCTTCAATTCCTACCACCAAGCGAGATATAAGAGTCAACAAGGTCATCTTTGCTTAATTTTTTCCCGCATAATAGCATTACCAGACAATAGGAGGTTTATAATATATGTTAAGTCTAATTTTTATTCCGGTTGCTGCTTTGATTTCGCTTTATGCCGGCTATATTTTAAGGAAACATATTGCCGAAAAGAAAATCCAGGATGCCGAATCCAAAGCAAGCTATATACTTGAACAGGCAAAAAAAGAAATTCAGGATAAACGCAGAGAAGCAGAGTTAGAAGCCAAGGACCTTCTCTACCGCATGCGGCAGGATTTTGAGCGCCAGACACAGGATAGGCGCCAGGAACTCGTTAATGCCGAAAAAAGGCTGTCTCAAAAAGAGGAAAACATAGACCGCAGGCTCGATCTTTTGGAAAAGAAAGAAAAAGAAATAGACCTGAAGTTAGATAATGCCCATAAGCAGGAGGAGAACCTAAAGAGCAAAGAGCATCATTTGCACTCTTTGATAGCGGAAGAAAAGGAAAGACTGCAGAAAATCTCCTCTCTGTCGGCTGAAGAAGCAAAACAGATATTGCTTAATCGTTTAAATGAAGAGTTGAATAATGAGAAAGGCCTTCTGATCAAAAAGCAGGAAGAGGAGATAAAAACCATAGCCGATAAAAAAGCAAGAGAGATAATCAGCCTTGCGATACAACGTTGTGCGGCTGAACATACTGTTGAATCTACAGTCAGCGTTGTTAATCTCCCTAATGATGAAATGAAGGGCAGGGTTATAGGCAGAGAAGGAAGGAATATACGTGCTTTAGAGATGGCGACCGGAGTAGATGTAATTATCGATGATACCCCGGAAGCGGTTACGATTTCTGCGTTTGACCCGGTAAGGAGAGAGGTCGCCAGGATGAGTTTAGAGAAACTGATAGGCGACGGCAGGATACATCCCGGACGCATTGAAGAAATCGTAGAAAAGACCAAGAAAGAAATGGATGAGAAGATCCGGGAGGAGGGAGAACGTGCCGTCTTTGATGTTGGCTTAAGCGCTTTCCATCCGGAATTGATAAAGTTGTTAGGCCGCTTAAGATACAGGACAAGTTTCGGTCAAAATGCATTACAGCATTCTAAGGAAGTGGCATTTATCTTGGGTGCCATGGCTTCAGAGATGGGCCTGGATTTTAAGCTTGCAAAACGCATAGGCCTGTTACATGATATAGGCAAGGCTATCGACCATCAGGTAGAAGGCACGCATGCCAAGATCGGGGCGGAGCTAGCCAGGAAGTATAACGAATCGCAAGAGGTCCAGGCGGCGATTGAGGCCCATCATGAAGAGGCAGAACCCTACAGCTTGTATTCAGTCCTTACAATAGCTGCCGATGCTATCAGCGCAACAAGGCCTGGGGCAAGGCGCGAAACCCTGGAAACATACATAAAAAGGCTCGAGAAACTTGAATCGATAGCAAATGTATTTAAGGGGGTTGAAAAATCTTTTGCAATACAGGCCGGCAGAGAAATCCGTGTAATTGTCCAGCCGGAAAAGATTACAGATACAGACAGTGTCAACCTGGCCAGGGATATACGTAAGAAGATAGAAGAGGGATTGGAGTACCCGGGACAAATTAAAGTTACTGTGATTAGGGAAACCAGGGCAATTGAGTATGCCAAATAGTTCATGGCTTATGGTTCATAGTTCATAGTCAGAGCAAGCGAGCAGTTTCTATGAACAATGAACTAACTAATTATGAAAATATTATTTATCGGCGATATAGTCGGAAGCCCCGGAAGAGAAGCCATAGAGAAACTATTACCAGGGGCTAAAGAAGAATACGGCGTTGATTTTGTTATAGCAAATGCTGAGAATGCGGCAGGAGGTTCCGGGATTATACCCAGGATCGCAGCTCAGCTTTTTGACGCCGGAGTCGATGTTTTGACTTCCGGAGACCATATCTGGAAAAAGAAGGAGATCTTTGAAGTGATTGACAAGGACAGAAGGATCCTGCGGCCTTGTAATTTCCCCGACGGTACGCCTGGTTATGGCTGGGGAGTTTTTAGCGATAGAAAGGGTAATAAGGTCGGGGTAATCAATGTAAACGGCAGGGTTTTTATGGATCCGCTTGAATGCCCTTTTAGAGCTACATTAAAATGTTCCGAAGAAATCGCAAAAGAAACAAAGGTAGTTATTGTTGATATGCATGCCGAGGCGACTTCGGAAAAAGTCGCCCTTGGATGGTATCTTGACGGCCATGTATCAGCTGTTCTTGGCACGCATACGCATATACAGACTGCCGATGAAAGGGTTTTACCTAAAGGGACGGCTTTTATAACAGACGTAGGCATGACCGGACCTTGCGATTCTGTGATTGGAAGGAAAGTGGAAGATGTTCTGCAAAGGTTCCTTACGCTTATTCCTACCAGATTTAATGTCGCTGAAGACAATGTTAAGATGCAAGGCGCCATTGTTGATATAGATGAAAATAACGGTTTAGCCAGGAGCATTTTAAGGCTGCAAAAGGGGTATTAAATGTTTGATCTGCGTTCGGTTGCCAGGGGTTTTCTGTGTTGTGCAATAATAGCATTGTTTCTATTCAACCCCTGTGAACTTTATCTGTTCGCCCAGGAAGATATTATAGAGCTTAATCTAAATGCGTCATCAGCAACGGTAATTACGCCTAAGATATTCAGGCCAAATATAGATTTAAGCGGGAGAGGGCATAATAATGTTGCTTATTGGCCTCAGGAGCTGGCTTCCCCGGAATCTATAGAGACATGGAAAAAGGCCATTGGTTTTTCGGGCATGTACAGGATCCAGTATAATCTATGGGAAATCAGCGAGTCAAAAGAACGCGATAAGCTGTTAAATAGCTATGAAGAAGTGATAAAGAATATTAACGACGCAGGAGGCATAGTAATCCTGGACATCTTTGGGACACCTGCGGGTATGGGCAGGATTTTAGATAAAAGAAGCGCAGTAAGAGATTACCGCGCATTTAAAGAACTGATAAAGTCTCACATAAACAGGTTAAGCGTAGAGAAGAAATATAATATCTGGTATGAAGTCTGGAGCGCCCCTGATCTTGACGATTTCTTTTTAGGGGGAAAGCAGGATTATCTTAATTTATACCGGGCTGTAGCAGAAGCTGTAAAAGAACTGAGGGCAAAAAGTAAAATTTATATATCATTAGGCGGCCCATCCGTAAGCTGGTGGTTCCAGAATTTTGATGGCGCAAATATCATCAAGCCGGAAAGAAGCCTGATTTACGAATTGATAAAATACTGTTCAAGGTATAATCTGCCTCTTGATTTTATAAGTTGGCATGCATATTCCACCGATCCCAAGACTGACCAGGAAATGACAGTTTATAATAAAAATGCTTCTTCTCTTATCCGAGACTGGCTTTCGTATTTCCGCCTCGACCGCAATATCCCTATTATCATAGATGAATGGAATTATGACAGCGGGCCCAATGTAATCCCCGAGAGAAGGCAGAATTGTCAGATTGCGGCAAGTTTTATCCCTGCCCGGATAAAATATATGCATTTGGCCGGAATAAATTATCAGCAGCTATTCTCTTTGGAGGATTTTTATGATACCGAAGAGAATGTCATAAGAAATATTGGCATCTTTTGGTTTGACCAGAGGGCATCCGGGTATAAAGGCGGCCCCAAATCATTGTTTTCTGTATATAAGATGCTTTTAAAGCTCGGGGATTATATTTTTACAGACTCGCTAAAGGCAGATAACGAGTTTGTGGGGATGATAGCGTCTAAGTCAAGCAATGAATTGGCGATCATTGTTTATAGTTATATTGACCCAGTTATATCCAAAAACTATGTTTCCAGGAACATTTCTTCGC
This genomic stretch from Candidatus Omnitrophota bacterium harbors:
- a CDS encoding phenylalanine--tRNA ligase subunit alpha; its protein translation is MDIEAVKNSLNEEVSGLLSQESLEAFRVKYLGRKGVLAQLTSSIPSLPAEKRKEFGREVNELKARVLAIIEEKQRAVSAGGLVQQEKLIEADVDLPGEMRYLGKLHPVTQVIDEICNIFEKMGFSVLEGPEVETEFNNFTGLNIPLDHPSRDAFDTFYIKNHDKLLLRSHTSPVQVRAMKKHKPPLAIVVPGKVYRPDAVDASHLFMFHQVEGFLVDKCVSFSDLKGALEVFVKSLFGKNIKMRLRPHFFPFTEPSAEVDISCIICQGKGCSVCGRKGWLEILGSGMIHPNVFKHVGYDLNKFSGFAFGMGVERIAMLKYGIDDIRLFFENDIRFLKQF
- the pheT gene encoding phenylalanine--tRNA ligase subunit beta; the encoded protein is MKVTYNWLKDYVNIKMPAESLADKLTMAGLEVTSLSQKDGDYVFEIEITSNRPDWLSVIGIAKEVAAITNSKFKKPPSKGAHSLNRYINKDLRIKVQDPGDCPLYTGTIIRGVSVLPSPGWLRKRVEAIGCHSVNNVVDVTNYVLFEYGQPLHAFDLDRLNLNDGINVRRANAQENILTIDGELVSLDKGILVIADSRSPVAIAGIIGGKNTEVGNGTVNILLEAAVFNQALIRKARQSLGMQTESSYRFERGLDPAVLKEASLAAVQLISQVSNGKITAYRASREYKIKAKKIIFDLNYAGSFLGFDIGKVKINKTLSALGFTVKKSAKDKLIVGVPSQRRDINLAADLTEEIARIVGYDKVPVSLPAIRPNAGQNTVRVLSGRIKEALVGLGFNEIITYSLIDRGFLNLFGDYDNRIVEISNPLSRDLGILRPTIIPSIARCISYNLSQRQPFISLFEMGNVYINEGQAVKEQLVLGMTMCGQKASFVNSTTVKEIVGFRHLKGAIESLFKFFDINEYEFNISGPDSVSLSIASIECGAIRRLTEKALNSLDIKNRDIFIAELFLDKIIPVAAADKTYKPLPLYPAITRDISLIVKDTTNIADLIQEIKKCAGKLLEEAEISDYYRGQQIPAGYRSLTISCLYRSSERTLTDSEINSIHAKIPGALESSFDIRIR
- a CDS encoding replication-associated recombination protein A, giving the protein MDLFSQTPKESKKNFPLAVRMRPYTLKEFVGQEHILGEGKILRRAIEADRLSSLILYGPSGVGKTSLAWCIANTTKSVYKSINAATSNVEELRKIILAARSYKKNESKRTILFIDEIHRFNKAQQDVLLPDIEEGNVILIGATVHNPYFYLASALLSRSLVCELNQLSEEEITRIIDRALQDKEDGLGNIKIKAEKKAIQFLAKVCEGDARRALNAVEIGVLTTPKSNDGSIHFTVKIASESIQKKAVIYDKDEDAHYDTASAFIKSMRGCDPDAAIYWMAKMLYAGEDPRFIARRICICAAEDVGNADPLALVLANAALHVAEFVGMPEARIPLAQAAIYVSCAPKSNASYLAIDNALSDIKSGRVQEVPGHLKDASYPQAKKLGRGEGYKYSHDFPQHYVEQKYTKDPIKYYEPTDNGYESKIKQRMEKLKGKE
- a CDS encoding 5,10-methylenetetrahydrofolate reductase, which produces MIITEQKPFAQLIDILKTANKIFLIGCGECATSCKTGGEKEIAELKDKLQASGKEVVGSCIPKAPCVASQLKAELAKNIKDLRKADSILVLACGLGVQSAKENDRLGLAVLPGCNTLFGAVMDSRGNFYEKCSLCGECILDITGGICPVTICSKGLLNGPCGGMDSGKCEVDKNKDCAWVLIYRELEKTGKLANFRKIQKARQHTKSIRPRELLINK
- the nifU gene encoding Fe-S cluster assembly scaffold protein NifU; the encoded protein is MGELNYSEKVMDHFTNPRNVGEIPDASGIGNVGNPICGDVMRMFIKVEGEVIVDAKFKTFGCGAAIATSSIATELIKGKTIEEALKISNKVVAEALGGLPPIKMHCSVLAEQALKSAIKDYYQKIGKDTSFLEIKEDPHHGCH
- a CDS encoding 5-formyltetrahydrofolate cyclo-ligase, with protein sequence MLTKQKLRSKILHKLKTQKEENREEKSAKIKQKLFKTSVFRRSKKIMFYISFDGEVDTKEMIKEAKKIGKIIAVPVSFFSKVIKPCILGAKPSLKRGLYGVREPAIKKMIDKNELDLIIVPGLAFDKKGNRLGRGKGYYDSFLSCLPKHAKSIGLAFDFQILPSIPTTKRDIRVNKVIFA
- the rny gene encoding ribonuclease Y encodes the protein MLSLIFIPVAALISLYAGYILRKHIAEKKIQDAESKASYILEQAKKEIQDKRREAELEAKDLLYRMRQDFERQTQDRRQELVNAEKRLSQKEENIDRRLDLLEKKEKEIDLKLDNAHKQEENLKSKEHHLHSLIAEEKERLQKISSLSAEEAKQILLNRLNEELNNEKGLLIKKQEEEIKTIADKKAREIISLAIQRCAAEHTVESTVSVVNLPNDEMKGRVIGREGRNIRALEMATGVDVIIDDTPEAVTISAFDPVRREVARMSLEKLIGDGRIHPGRIEEIVEKTKKEMDEKIREEGERAVFDVGLSAFHPELIKLLGRLRYRTSFGQNALQHSKEVAFILGAMASEMGLDFKLAKRIGLLHDIGKAIDHQVEGTHAKIGAELARKYNESQEVQAAIEAHHEEAEPYSLYSVLTIAADAISATRPGARRETLETYIKRLEKLESIANVFKGVEKSFAIQAGREIRVIVQPEKITDTDSVNLARDIRKKIEEGLEYPGQIKVTVIRETRAIEYAK
- a CDS encoding TIGR00282 family metallophosphoesterase, yielding MKILFIGDIVGSPGREAIEKLLPGAKEEYGVDFVIANAENAAGGSGIIPRIAAQLFDAGVDVLTSGDHIWKKKEIFEVIDKDRRILRPCNFPDGTPGYGWGVFSDRKGNKVGVINVNGRVFMDPLECPFRATLKCSEEIAKETKVVIVDMHAEATSEKVALGWYLDGHVSAVLGTHTHIQTADERVLPKGTAFITDVGMTGPCDSVIGRKVEDVLQRFLTLIPTRFNVAEDNVKMQGAIVDIDENNGLARSILRLQKGY